One stretch of Paenibacillus sp. AN1007 DNA includes these proteins:
- a CDS encoding pitrilysin family protein, protein MEAIQYNILEETIYFEKLNNGLEVYILPKKDFHKTAAALTVKFGSVDKNFVLSGEDSITLPDGLAHFLEHKMFDCKDWNVFDRFARLGVNVNAFTSFTRTAYTISAASSVHESLETLLDFVQEPYFTDEAVEKEKGIIEQEIKMYDDNPGWRAQFGVLDNLYTSHPVKIDLAGTAASIRSITKEDLYTCYQTFYHPGNMLLFVVGPVSPEETMELIRQNQEHKNFPQKVEASCIFADEDRGVNRSSSVMRMPVPIPQVLVGYKETKPLRRGRELLKYELAVNVLLELMFGISSEAYNTMYNLGYVDSSFHFEYTSEKNFGFTIIGGNSCEPEKVISCINETIQRFKTESIPEEDAERVIKKEIGRFLSSINSLQFIANQFTRYRSNDTDLFDVLPALEQLTQSDLEDVLHLHFSDESKTTLVVKDY, encoded by the coding sequence TTGGAAGCTATCCAATATAATATACTGGAAGAAACAATATACTTTGAGAAGCTGAACAATGGTCTTGAAGTTTACATACTTCCTAAGAAAGATTTTCATAAAACAGCTGCAGCACTCACTGTTAAATTTGGATCTGTAGATAAGAATTTCGTTTTATCAGGAGAAGATTCTATTACACTGCCAGACGGGCTGGCTCATTTTCTGGAACATAAAATGTTTGATTGTAAGGATTGGAATGTGTTTGACAGGTTTGCCCGGCTGGGAGTAAATGTCAACGCTTTCACGAGCTTTACTCGTACAGCTTATACAATATCGGCAGCTTCCAGCGTCCATGAAAGTCTTGAAACTTTGCTGGATTTTGTCCAAGAGCCTTACTTTACGGATGAAGCCGTAGAAAAGGAAAAAGGAATCATAGAACAGGAAATAAAAATGTACGACGATAATCCAGGCTGGCGTGCTCAATTCGGAGTTTTAGACAATTTATACACAAGCCATCCAGTAAAAATTGATTTGGCCGGGACAGCAGCATCCATTCGAAGTATTACCAAAGAGGATTTATACACGTGTTACCAGACATTTTACCATCCTGGCAATATGCTGCTTTTCGTTGTTGGGCCTGTAAGTCCTGAAGAAACGATGGAGCTTATTCGACAAAATCAAGAGCATAAGAACTTTCCGCAAAAGGTAGAGGCCAGCTGTATTTTCGCTGACGAAGATCGCGGCGTGAATCGAAGCTCCAGCGTAATGCGGATGCCGGTCCCTATTCCCCAAGTATTAGTAGGATACAAAGAAACAAAACCGTTACGACGAGGGCGGGAACTGCTTAAGTATGAGTTAGCTGTGAATGTATTGTTGGAGTTAATGTTTGGCATCAGTTCAGAGGCATACAATACAATGTATAACCTCGGCTATGTGGACAGTTCATTTCATTTCGAATATACAAGCGAGAAAAATTTCGGATTTACAATCATAGGTGGGAACAGCTGCGAACCGGAAAAAGTAATATCCTGTATAAACGAAACGATACAGCGGTTTAAAACGGAATCCATCCCTGAAGAAGATGCAGAGCGTGTGATCAAAAAAGAAATTGGCCGTTTTCTAAGTTCCATTAACTCCCTGCAATTTATTGCAAATCAGTTTACACGTTATCGCTCTAACGATACCGATTTATTTGACGTATTACCTGCACTGGAGCAGTTAACTCAATCTGATCTTGAAGATGTACTGCACTTGCATTTTTCTGATGAATCCAAAACAACGCTAGTTGTCAAAGATTACTGA
- a CDS encoding YfzA family protein gives MRGDDVMSYVSQKSHPNRTKRWMIRIGIFIVIQIIFMVIDGTFLEPKLNDSNNVFTEMLKGILQSRLLNEWVAPYSFPLFNLVLIVHAAALLLQAAAEMISAVLKKR, from the coding sequence ATGAGAGGAGATGATGTGATGTCGTACGTTTCGCAGAAATCTCACCCGAATCGTACAAAACGCTGGATGATCCGAATTGGAATTTTTATAGTTATTCAAATCATCTTTATGGTTATTGACGGTACGTTCCTGGAACCCAAGTTAAATGATAGTAACAATGTATTTACTGAAATGCTTAAGGGGATATTGCAATCAAGATTGCTTAATGAATGGGTTGCTCCTTATTCCTTTCCTTTGTTTAATTTAGTTCTGATCGTTCACGCTGCTGCTTTATTGCTTCAAGCTGCGGCAGAGATGATCTCAGCTGTTCTCAAAAAAAGATAA
- a CDS encoding pitrilysin family protein gives MENITINSDEGDSLKLHLYNTDKFKTISLMLTMRAPLDKQSITSRALIPQILTGGSMKYPTRKQLQQKLDEMYGAELSWDTYKKGEDHCISLKMEISAEQFLNDSDSLLHSSLLLLHEMIYNPLIEDGAFHPQIVEREKQFLKQRMDSMFNDKVLYAHVRLVEEMFEDEAYASPPYGRREEINSLHAQSVFQVYNDMLRNDRFDLFIVGAFNERDVRVMVNEVFCEKYNNISLNRNSSIRSKVDAVKVVQDHLEVKQGTLLLGYRMSTTIQDEHYEAARVANAVFGRFPSSKLFRAIREREGLAYYAHSQIQSSKGLLVAMAGIDFEHYERVIELMRDQEYAMKKGDFTEAEMEQGKALLINLLLEAHDSPEGIMDIFIQAVDSGFSAAIQDHIKRISSVTKEDVVNAVNKWELDTIYFLNRKE, from the coding sequence TTGGAAAATATAACGATAAATTCCGATGAAGGAGATAGCCTGAAACTTCACCTATATAACACGGATAAATTCAAGACCATAAGTCTGATGTTGACAATGAGAGCACCCCTGGATAAGCAATCCATCACTTCGAGAGCTTTAATTCCCCAGATTCTCACCGGAGGCTCAATGAAATACCCGACTCGCAAGCAATTACAACAGAAGTTGGATGAGATGTACGGGGCAGAGCTTTCTTGGGACACATACAAAAAGGGAGAGGATCATTGTATTTCCTTAAAAATGGAAATCTCAGCAGAACAATTTCTGAATGATAGCGATTCCTTATTGCATTCCTCCCTGCTTCTATTACACGAAATGATCTATAACCCTTTAATCGAGGATGGAGCGTTTCATCCACAGATTGTTGAACGGGAAAAACAGTTTTTAAAACAGCGCATGGATTCGATGTTCAATGATAAGGTGTTGTACGCCCATGTTCGTCTGGTGGAAGAGATGTTTGAAGACGAGGCGTATGCCAGTCCGCCGTATGGTAGAAGGGAAGAGATAAATTCTCTCCATGCGCAATCCGTATTCCAAGTCTATAATGACATGCTTCGAAATGATCGCTTTGATTTATTCATCGTTGGAGCTTTTAACGAGAGAGATGTCAGAGTCATGGTCAATGAAGTATTTTGTGAAAAGTATAATAATATCTCTTTAAATAGAAATTCTTCAATTAGATCCAAAGTAGATGCGGTGAAAGTGGTACAGGATCATCTGGAGGTCAAGCAAGGAACGCTCCTTTTGGGATATAGAATGTCTACAACCATACAAGATGAGCATTACGAGGCGGCAAGAGTAGCAAATGCTGTTTTCGGAAGGTTTCCATCCTCCAAGTTATTTCGTGCGATACGCGAAAGAGAAGGTCTTGCTTATTATGCTCACTCCCAGATTCAAAGCAGCAAAGGCTTGCTTGTAGCGATGGCAGGAATTGATTTTGAACATTATGAACGTGTGATCGAACTAATGAGAGATCAAGAATACGCGATGAAAAAGGGCGATTTTACGGAAGCCGAAATGGAACAAGGTAAAGCACTGCTGATCAACTTATTGTTAGAAGCACATGATTCCCCTGAAGGCATTATGGATATCTTTATTCAAGCTGTGGATAGCGGATTTTCTGCTGCGATTCAAGACCATATTAAAAGAATCAGCTCAGTAACCAAAGAAGATGTCGTTAACGCCGTGAATAAGTGGGAGCTGGATACAATCTACTTCTTGAATAGAAAGGAGTAA
- the mgtE gene encoding magnesium transporter, whose translation MVDENNRLCGIIQMDDVIDIIMHEASEDLAKMGGGGKDIDFDTKPLVAVRRRLPWLILLLLIGLISGSIVDFFEDTLNQVVALAFFMPMIAGMTGNTGTQSLAVVVRGLIGRKLDRSTVLALIGREIKVGTMIGLVCGLLITVIAYFWQGDWLLGMIIGVSLFFTLIIGTLTGTCIPLLLSRFKVDPAVASGPLITTLNDILSLFIYFGIATRFIGALM comes from the coding sequence GTGGTGGATGAGAACAATCGGCTGTGCGGGATTATCCAAATGGATGACGTCATTGACATCATTATGCATGAGGCCAGCGAAGACCTTGCCAAAATGGGCGGCGGCGGCAAGGATATTGATTTTGATACCAAACCGCTGGTCGCGGTCAGACGCAGACTGCCCTGGCTCATTTTACTGTTATTGATCGGATTGATTTCGGGAAGCATTGTCGATTTTTTTGAAGATACATTGAATCAGGTCGTTGCTCTCGCATTTTTCATGCCTATGATTGCCGGAATGACGGGAAATACGGGGACTCAGTCCCTCGCTGTCGTCGTACGCGGACTTATTGGACGCAAGCTCGACAGATCAACTGTGCTGGCTTTAATTGGACGAGAGATTAAAGTGGGTACAATGATCGGCCTTGTCTGCGGTCTGCTGATTACAGTAATTGCTTATTTCTGGCAAGGGGACTGGCTGCTCGGTATGATTATCGGTGTATCCCTGTTCTTCACGTTGATCATCGGCACACTGACAGGCACCTGCATTCCGCTGCTGCTCAGCCGCTTCAAGGTTGATCCTGCTGTTGCATCCGGTCCTTTAATTACAACACTGAACGATATTCTTTCACTGTTTATCTACTTTGGAATTGCCACCCGTTTCATAGGTGCGCTGATGTAG
- a CDS encoding methylated-DNA--[protein]-cysteine S-methyltransferase: MRQKIMYANIQLDGRPWSLLATEKGVCRIVMPNEKLEDWTGWISKIAPGTALEENEQALKRTGMMDWLVSYFAGEKTVYTEDIPLDLIGTPFQQQVWKALGYVPYGQTRTYGDIAAVIGRPSAVRAVGAANGANPIPVLLPCHRIIGANRKLTGFRGGLEMKRRLLDIEHIEGVADGGHARFDF, from the coding sequence ATGAGACAAAAGATAATGTATGCCAATATACAGCTGGACGGACGCCCATGGAGTCTGCTTGCAACCGAAAAGGGAGTGTGCAGGATCGTGATGCCCAATGAAAAACTGGAGGATTGGACTGGCTGGATTAGTAAAATTGCACCAGGCACTGCACTCGAAGAGAATGAGCAGGCATTAAAGCGGACTGGAATGATGGACTGGCTGGTGTCTTATTTTGCAGGAGAAAAGACAGTCTATACGGAGGACATCCCGCTCGACCTGATTGGCACGCCGTTTCAGCAGCAGGTGTGGAAGGCACTCGGGTATGTGCCCTATGGACAGACACGTACGTATGGAGATATCGCTGCAGTGATCGGCAGACCTTCAGCTGTACGTGCTGTAGGTGCGGCAAATGGGGCCAATCCGATTCCCGTATTACTTCCATGTCACCGCATTATCGGTGCTAATCGCAAGCTGACGGGTTTTCGCGGCGGACTGGAGATGAAGCGCAGGCTGCTGGATATTGAACATATTGAAGGCGTGGCAGACGGAGGGCATGCGAGATTTGATTTTTGA
- a CDS encoding ABC transporter ATP-binding protein: MTNLLEIKNIRKSYGAKEALKDVSFNVPPGSIVGFIGDNGAGKSTTFKIVLGLISNDAGTVQLFGQKNMNKNPQIKEKIGVVFDAANLPAHLTIKQLNNVFGHLFKNWDENNFQRLVRTFSLPMDKKVNEFSRGMSMKLSVAVALSHHAELLILDEATGGLDPSSREEMLNELKSFVSDGRGGIVLSSHIMSDIEKIASHLVIIKEGEILLNEEKEKVFEKYAIVDLAGEQLDLLHPEIVVAKRSCDSYYNVLVSDKKQLPEGMVTRPISMDEISLLLTRSHE; this comes from the coding sequence ATGACTAATCTTCTGGAGATTAAAAATATCAGGAAATCATATGGAGCCAAGGAGGCATTAAAAGATGTTTCTTTCAATGTTCCTCCTGGATCTATCGTTGGTTTCATTGGTGATAACGGTGCCGGTAAATCAACAACGTTCAAAATAGTACTGGGCCTTATTTCTAACGATGCCGGTACAGTTCAGTTGTTTGGCCAGAAAAATATGAATAAAAATCCTCAGATCAAGGAGAAGATTGGAGTTGTATTTGATGCAGCCAATCTTCCAGCCCATCTGACCATCAAGCAGTTAAATAACGTGTTTGGACATTTGTTCAAAAACTGGGACGAGAATAACTTTCAACGTTTAGTCCGTACTTTCTCGCTGCCTATGGATAAAAAAGTAAATGAGTTCTCACGTGGAATGTCGATGAAGCTGTCTGTAGCGGTTGCCTTATCACATCATGCTGAGCTGTTGATTCTCGATGAAGCGACGGGAGGACTTGACCCTTCATCAAGAGAAGAAATGTTAAATGAGTTAAAAAGCTTTGTAAGTGATGGCAGAGGGGGAATCGTACTTTCCTCACATATCATGAGTGATATCGAGAAAATAGCAAGTCATCTTGTCATTATAAAGGAGGGCGAGATCTTGCTGAATGAAGAGAAGGAAAAGGTCTTTGAAAAATATGCGATTGTCGACCTCGCTGGAGAACAGCTTGACTTACTTCATCCGGAAATTGTGGTGGCCAAGAGAAGTTGCGATTCTTATTATAATGTACTTGTATCAGATAAAAAACAATTACCAGAAGGTATGGTGACTAGACCAATCTCTATGGATGAGATCAGTTTATTATTAACAAGGAGTCATGAATAA
- a CDS encoding DNA alkylation repair protein, translated as METEIRTQLLSLAEPEYQKFSASLIPNITNVLGVRLPAIRKIAKQIAAEDWRTYLDTAKDEFFEEVMLQAMVIGHAQADLHELLTRIAAFVPKIDNWSVCDSFCAGLKYTKVHPEAMWNFIQPYLRSDQEYEIRFGVVMLLNFYLEEPYIHQVLPLLDQIKHEAYYVKMAVAWAISIAYVKQPEAVMPYLKQNTLDDFTYNKALQKIIESYRVTPEDKQLMRSMKRKVNRQTQKTADVIAGKKKVNMG; from the coding sequence TTGGAAACAGAGATTCGAACACAATTGCTCAGCCTGGCTGAGCCGGAATACCAAAAATTCTCAGCTTCTCTCATCCCGAATATTACAAATGTTTTGGGTGTGCGGCTGCCCGCTATCCGCAAAATAGCTAAACAGATTGCCGCGGAAGACTGGCGTACGTACCTGGATACGGCGAAGGATGAATTTTTTGAGGAGGTTATGCTGCAGGCAATGGTTATTGGTCATGCACAGGCGGATTTACATGAGCTGCTGACAAGAATTGCCGCGTTTGTGCCCAAGATTGACAATTGGTCGGTGTGTGACAGCTTCTGTGCCGGACTGAAATATACCAAAGTGCATCCCGAAGCGATGTGGAACTTCATTCAGCCCTACCTGCGGTCAGATCAAGAATACGAAATCCGGTTTGGTGTGGTGATGCTGCTGAATTTTTATCTGGAAGAGCCTTATATTCATCAGGTTTTACCTTTACTTGATCAGATTAAACATGAGGCATATTATGTGAAAATGGCTGTAGCTTGGGCCATCTCGATCGCTTATGTGAAACAGCCCGAGGCTGTTATGCCGTATTTGAAGCAAAATACGCTTGACGATTTTACGTACAATAAGGCTCTCCAGAAGATTATAGAATCGTACCGGGTGACGCCAGAGGATAAGCAATTGATGCGAAGCATGAAACGTAAGGTGAACAGACAGACACAAAAAACGGCTGACGTAATCGCGGGAAAAAAGAAGGTGAATATGGGATGA
- a CDS encoding class I SAM-dependent methyltransferase: MPINFHDQRNRMTYTTRTADASWLSLLQEYVDVSGKEIVDIGCGGGIYTRALANSGAAHVTGVDFSDEMLKGAARHCENLSNVTLQQGNAYNSGLPDHTFDIVLERALIHHLQDLDSCFQEAKRILKNNGVFIIQDRTPEDCLLPGDEHNMRGYFFEKYPELIGMERSRRHEAHEVQRSLDSNGFMIVRTVQLWETRCVHQNLAALNKDLAQRTGRSILHELTDHELGELIVFINSKLKNSTTPIIEKDSWTLWIAVPK; this comes from the coding sequence GTGCCCATCAATTTTCACGATCAACGCAACAGAATGACGTATACGACCAGAACTGCGGATGCATCATGGCTCTCTTTGCTTCAGGAGTATGTGGATGTATCGGGGAAAGAGATTGTTGATATCGGCTGCGGCGGAGGAATTTATACCCGAGCTTTAGCAAACTCAGGAGCTGCACATGTGACGGGTGTAGATTTTTCAGATGAGATGTTAAAAGGGGCTGCTCGGCATTGTGAGAATTTGAGCAATGTCACATTGCAGCAGGGGAACGCCTACAACTCGGGACTTCCAGACCATACTTTTGATATCGTCTTGGAAAGAGCGCTCATACATCATTTGCAAGATTTAGACAGCTGTTTTCAAGAAGCAAAACGTATCCTGAAAAACAATGGTGTGTTCATCATCCAAGACAGAACACCTGAAGACTGTTTACTCCCAGGAGACGAACATAACATGAGAGGTTACTTCTTTGAGAAGTATCCTGAATTGATTGGCATGGAACGCTCACGTCGGCACGAAGCCCATGAGGTCCAGAGATCGCTTGATTCCAATGGATTCATGATCGTTAGAACCGTGCAGCTTTGGGAAACCAGATGTGTTCACCAGAACCTGGCTGCATTAAATAAAGATCTGGCGCAGCGGACTGGACGCTCGATTCTTCATGAATTGACAGACCATGAGCTTGGCGAGCTGATTGTATTTATTAACAGCAAACTTAAAAACAGTACAACTCCAATTATTGAAAAAGATTCATGGACATTATGGATTGCTGTTCCAAAATAA
- a CDS encoding CBS domain-containing protein gives MKGSQTNKELSVEEITEQLKQHVQSQNLPEFYKLVKELRPYDLSLIYKKFPEDDKNRFLLLFKPDILADLAENLKLHEQAELFERLGPERTLEVMQQMDKSDLIRFMHDLPAKRREELLSSMNLDHSAIIRSVLSYPPETAGRIMTDRYRTLFTHDTAKEALRQSQGTLHLSASSYLYVVDDEGKLAGVVSYRSLALADDKTKVEELMTRRVIHATVDMDQEEAAQLLRALRVHCPSGGG, from the coding sequence ATGAAAGGGTCACAGACCAACAAAGAGCTTTCCGTAGAGGAAATCACCGAGCAGCTCAAGCAGCACGTGCAGTCTCAGAATCTGCCGGAATTCTATAAACTCGTGAAGGAGCTGCGTCCCTATGATCTTTCACTCATCTATAAAAAGTTCCCTGAAGACGATAAAAATCGTTTTCTTCTTCTGTTCAAACCGGATATTCTTGCTGATTTAGCCGAAAATCTGAAGCTGCATGAACAGGCCGAACTTTTTGAAAGGCTTGGACCAGAACGTACATTGGAAGTCATGCAGCAGATGGATAAAAGTGACCTTATCCGATTCATGCACGATCTGCCAGCGAAGCGCAGGGAAGAATTGCTGTCCAGCATGAACCTGGATCACTCCGCCATTATTCGGTCTGTACTCAGCTATCCGCCGGAAACGGCCGGACGAATTATGACAGACCGCTATCGTACCTTGTTCACTCACGATACAGCGAAGGAAGCGCTTAGACAGTCGCAAGGTACACTACATCTATCCGCCTCCAGTTATCTCTATGTTGTCGACGATGAGGGTAAGCTGGCTGGTGTCGTTAGTTATCGATCCCTCGCCTTGGCTGACGACAAAACCAAGGTTGAAGAGTTAATGACCAGGAGGGTTATTCACGCGACCGTAGATATGGATCAGGAAGAAGCGGCACAACTGCTGCGAGCGTTACGAGTTCATTGCCCTTCCGGTGGTGGATGA
- a CDS encoding class III lanthipeptide, which produces MNKVLELQKLANKEGKGKAAEATVTVVTVTVFLSTVSNHC; this is translated from the coding sequence ATGAATAAAGTATTGGAATTGCAAAAATTAGCAAACAAAGAGGGAAAAGGTAAGGCAGCAGAAGCTACCGTAACTGTAGTTACCGTTACTGTTTTTCTGTCAACAGTAAGCAACCACTGCTAA
- a CDS encoding ABC-2 transporter permease gives MKGLLMTSYYLVYRSSLWYTGLAILLSVIILTYADDSMHRLAAMLNILLIVMSALDVIKFEGKSGYDKYVLTLPVSRSHVVQSHYLFYFLVVIYGVLLSFAIFYVYSLVSGTEIYNMFHAIFFGTFAVLITGGINFPLYYIFGPEKSDSITLGSVGGAILITIVSQGIVGGLATSLNANDPDQFVPIIYLLFGLLVYIISLCVSMFIYQKKEF, from the coding sequence ATGAAAGGTTTATTAATGACAAGTTATTACTTGGTATATCGGAGTTCACTGTGGTACACAGGTCTGGCTATTTTGCTGTCGGTCATCATTCTAACGTACGCAGATGATTCCATGCACCGTTTGGCTGCCATGTTAAATATTTTGCTCATCGTCATGTCTGCACTCGATGTCATTAAATTTGAGGGAAAGTCAGGATATGATAAATATGTCCTTACCTTACCTGTGAGTAGAAGCCATGTCGTTCAAAGTCACTACCTATTCTATTTTCTAGTCGTCATTTATGGTGTTCTGTTATCTTTCGCTATCTTTTATGTCTATAGTCTTGTGTCAGGTACGGAGATATACAATATGTTCCATGCTATCTTTTTTGGCACTTTTGCAGTTCTCATAACCGGCGGTATCAATTTCCCTCTCTATTATATTTTTGGACCGGAAAAGTCAGATTCCATTACGTTGGGAAGTGTTGGCGGAGCAATTTTAATTACGATCGTTTCACAAGGTATTGTTGGCGGATTGGCCACGAGCCTGAATGCCAATGATCCTGACCAATTTGTTCCTATCATTTATTTATTATTTGGTTTACTTGTCTATATAATATCTTTATGTGTCTCTATGTTTATCTATCAGAAAAAAGAGTTTTGA
- the lanKC gene encoding class III lanthionine synthetase LanKC — protein MEGNMLYNLYLKPNSEYYGKSENSEEKMHIYELSDLPDPYVVISANESVWKHYHVKDSPLPDQGWKIHVSALFEESKRLLEKVSKICIDERVEFKHLKDKQSFIKMNSKNANRASSGKFITVYPVNNDEFVKLLDMISFATSGFQKGPYILSDKRWKDSNVFYRYGGFRSIFNEYGEHCIKDDQGRLIKDERTPYYQVPDFVKGFDDYLNTINISKDSDDADSSGDSSLERYEIEAALSYSNAGGVYGATRKQDNLKVIIKEARPNAGLDGAARDSLSRQTKEYEALKKLKDLPGVVELIEYFQEWEHFFLVEEFIEGGDLRQWLAKYFPFFRDHEDLNIHAEHVKKILLQLFALIEEMHHKDIAMGDFQPANIMVMEDLTVKLIDFETAMPVNSDEKPSMMTIGFASQEIKISGARDWFGLKKLTRYLALPILSSEVLDTYLQHNHFRWIKELYDDSFYQFIVDLQGKCDLKIQEYQSYVPEAIKMNEQTIDLDLSSITANLIKGMQHNLTNDERFINGDIRQFEMNGGKYNFLTGGSGAAYVLTRNKVSSVEVNQWIQDFLLKHLNHMDGNGLITGKTGVLALLYETGYQDVVLQELKMMRRNMNETNISLRSGLSGIGLFVVSLFFETEDYEYVKYAKEIEELIEKNLDHEGKLSTNDWMAVEIGVIDGLSGVSLFYSAMYSATRDTSYLDKAKQLISEDLKKTIMDESTGSIQTVDERNRQLPYLSGGSIGIGICIWFLNHVSGQDFFKSEMKAVSKLSRICSTISGGLFDGAGSFLLLPSMVEQGQEREQMEQEVLNLLNLFLIDKREYYVYPGQFSYRLADDVYSGSSGIILALMGIVKNNPLYWLPLIHSDQFAAKTKAGSVLTAN, from the coding sequence ATGGAAGGGAACATGCTGTACAACCTGTATCTAAAACCGAATTCGGAATACTACGGGAAGTCGGAAAACAGCGAAGAAAAGATGCACATCTATGAGCTGAGTGACCTTCCTGACCCTTACGTTGTAATATCAGCAAACGAATCGGTTTGGAAACACTATCATGTTAAGGATTCACCTCTTCCTGATCAGGGATGGAAAATTCATGTCTCTGCATTATTCGAAGAATCAAAACGTTTATTAGAAAAGGTTTCGAAAATATGTATAGATGAACGGGTTGAATTCAAACACCTTAAGGATAAACAAAGCTTTATCAAGATGAATTCGAAAAACGCGAACCGAGCATCTTCAGGCAAATTCATAACGGTATACCCTGTGAATAATGATGAGTTCGTAAAGCTGCTGGATATGATCTCTTTTGCAACCTCAGGCTTCCAAAAAGGACCTTATATTCTGAGTGATAAACGGTGGAAAGATAGTAACGTGTTTTACAGGTACGGCGGTTTCAGGAGTATTTTTAATGAATATGGGGAGCATTGTATCAAAGATGATCAAGGTCGATTAATTAAAGACGAGAGAACCCCGTATTATCAGGTGCCTGATTTCGTCAAAGGTTTTGACGATTACCTTAATACAATAAATATATCAAAGGACTCGGATGATGCAGATTCCAGTGGTGACAGCAGCCTGGAACGGTATGAGATTGAAGCCGCACTGAGCTATAGTAATGCGGGCGGGGTATACGGTGCGACTCGTAAGCAGGACAATCTGAAAGTAATCATTAAGGAAGCCAGACCTAATGCAGGTCTGGATGGTGCAGCTCGGGATTCATTGTCCAGACAAACCAAGGAATACGAGGCGCTGAAGAAACTTAAAGATCTACCTGGAGTCGTAGAGCTAATCGAATATTTTCAAGAGTGGGAGCATTTCTTTTTGGTGGAAGAATTCATTGAGGGGGGAGATTTAAGGCAGTGGCTTGCTAAATATTTCCCGTTCTTTAGGGATCATGAAGACCTGAACATACATGCTGAACATGTCAAAAAGATACTGCTTCAATTATTTGCGTTAATCGAAGAGATGCATCATAAAGATATTGCTATGGGAGACTTCCAACCGGCCAACATTATGGTGATGGAGGATCTGACTGTAAAACTGATCGATTTTGAAACAGCTATGCCTGTAAATTCGGATGAAAAGCCTAGTATGATGACAATCGGATTTGCTTCACAAGAGATAAAAATCAGTGGTGCGCGAGATTGGTTTGGCTTAAAAAAATTGACAAGATATTTGGCTCTTCCAATTTTATCTTCCGAAGTTTTAGATACGTATTTACAGCATAACCACTTTCGGTGGATTAAAGAGCTGTATGATGATTCGTTTTATCAATTCATTGTAGACCTGCAGGGGAAGTGCGATCTTAAGATCCAGGAGTACCAGTCATATGTACCTGAAGCCATTAAAATGAATGAACAAACCATTGATCTGGATCTATCTTCAATTACAGCGAATTTAATTAAAGGTATGCAGCACAATTTAACGAATGATGAGCGATTCATTAACGGTGATATTCGTCAGTTTGAGATGAATGGAGGCAAATATAACTTTTTGACAGGAGGAAGCGGCGCTGCCTATGTTCTCACGAGAAATAAGGTCAGTTCAGTAGAAGTGAACCAATGGATTCAAGATTTCTTGCTGAAACATCTGAATCACATGGATGGGAACGGTCTGATAACAGGGAAAACGGGAGTCCTGGCCTTATTGTACGAAACGGGATATCAGGATGTTGTTTTACAAGAATTGAAGATGATGAGACGGAATATGAACGAAACCAATATCTCTTTACGCTCAGGTCTTTCAGGAATAGGTCTGTTTGTTGTCAGCTTATTTTTTGAAACAGAAGATTATGAATATGTGAAGTACGCTAAGGAAATAGAAGAATTAATAGAGAAGAACCTGGATCACGAAGGAAAGTTAAGTACCAATGACTGGATGGCTGTAGAAATCGGTGTAATAGATGGTTTATCAGGTGTGTCACTCTTCTATTCCGCCATGTATTCGGCAACGAGGGATACTTCATATTTGGACAAGGCAAAGCAGCTCATATCTGAAGATCTGAAGAAAACAATTATGGATGAATCTACCGGCTCAATCCAAACGGTGGATGAGAGAAATCGACAACTGCCCTATCTCTCCGGAGGATCGATAGGTATCGGCATATGCATATGGTTTCTCAATCATGTGAGTGGACAAGATTTTTTCAAAAGTGAAATGAAGGCGGTTTCAAAATTGTCGCGTATATGTTCTACCATCAGTGGAGGGTTATTTGATGGGGCGGGCAGCTTTCTCTTACTGCCTTCTATGGTGGAGCAGGGACAGGAACGTGAACAAATGGAACAAGAGGTTTTGAATCTACTGAATCTATTTTTAATAGATAAACGGGAATATTATGTTTATCCCGGTCAGTTTTCTTATCGATTAGCGGATGATGTGTATTCAGGCAGCTCGGGAATCATATTGGCCTTGATGGGCATCGTCAAAAATAATCCGCTGTATTGGCTTCCGTTGATCCATTCAGATCAATTTGCCGCAAAAACCAAAGCTGGTTCTGTACTAACAGCCAACTAA